A region of Oxyura jamaicensis isolate SHBP4307 breed ruddy duck chromosome 5, BPBGC_Ojam_1.0, whole genome shotgun sequence DNA encodes the following proteins:
- the LOC118167364 gene encoding cytochrome b ascorbate-dependent protein 3, with amino-acid sequence MLPVPFQPFCASLGGLGLLCVAFVGAWCQHWRGGFAWDGSARMFNWHPVLMVTGMVVLYGAAALVYRLPPAWRGPKLPWKVLHGALALTAFGLTVVGLVAVFGFHNASKTPNMYSLHSWLGLATVLLFSCQWLAGFSAFLLPYAPPWLRALYKPVHVFFGSTILMLSVASCVSGINEKLFFSLKNGTATVPYNRLPPEAVFANTLGLLIVLFGVLVLCALAKPDWKRPEDDSTDTRQPLLGTER; translated from the exons ATGCTGCCCGTGcccttccagcccttctgcGCCTCCCTGGGCGGCCTGGGGCTCCTCTGCGTGGCCTTCGTGGGCGCCTGGTGCCAGCACTGGCGCGGCGGCTTCGCCTGGGACGGCAGCGCCCGCATGTTCAACTGGCACCCGGTGCTGATGGTGACGGGCATGGTGGTGCTGTACGGCGCAG CGGCCCTGGTGTACCGCCTGCCCCCCGCCTGGCGCGGCCCCAAGCTCCCCTGGAAGGTCCTGCACGGCGCCCTGGCCCTGACTGCCTTCGGCCTCACCGTGGTGGGGCTGGTGGCCGTCTTCGGCTTCCACAACGCCTCCAAGACGCCCAACATGTACTCGCTGCacagctggctggggctggccacCGTGCTGCTCTTTTCCTGCCAG TGGCTGGCTGGCTTCAGCGCCTTCCTGCTGCCCTACGCGCCCCCCTGGCTCCGTGCCCTCTACAAGCCCGTCCACGTCTTCTTCGGCTCCACCATTCTCATGCTCTCCGTGGCATCCTGCGTGTCAGGCATCAACGAGAAGCTCTTCTTCAGCCT GAAGAACGGGACAGCAACGGTGCCGTACAACCGCCTGCCCCCCGAGGCCGTCTTCGCCAACACGCTGGGGCTCCTCATCGTCCTCTTcggggtgctggtgctgtgcgCCCTGGCCAAGCCGGACTGGAAGCGCCCCGAGGACGACTCCACGGACACGCGCCAG cccctgctcgGCACCGAGCGCTGA